The Zingiber officinale cultivar Zhangliang chromosome 2A, Zo_v1.1, whole genome shotgun sequence genomic sequence CCATCTCCATAATCACATCATATTCACATCAGACAAGGATGTAAACTAATTGTTTcaattaaatttgttaaattttatTGAGAGAAACTAAAAGGACATTTTAAATTATGTAATTCATCAAAAAggatatctcttttttttttaaaaaaaaaataaataaaataacaactcattAGATATTTTATCCTAAAAACATCTCTTATTTTGATAGTATTGTAATAGTTATAACTACTTACTATTCTATAGCTGCTATAACATTTGCCCTCAGATAATGAATCGATTCTCAAAAAATGACGATCTAAAATTTACCTCACCATAAGTCTAACACTTATATATTTACATTTATCTCCCTCTATATCCGTAGATCTTTAAAATAATAgatctatttttttattaaataattactataattattttgaaataattttgataaatttaaaataatttttataaaatttaaatattaaattgacttactaaagaatattttgatataaaaatattcaaaatttaagatttaatattAAGAGTTTCAAGTTTAAGATTTAATTATAATTGTGTCATAGTTATTTAAGCAGTTActataactattttaaaataattttagtcaacttaaaatgtttttttaatatagtttaaataattttgatcaaataaGTAAAAAGCATAcagtaatttttattaaaatgaaataattaaTTGTTTATATTATAGTAACTGCCTAATAACTACTTCCAATAACACGCAGTAGCAATTAAACTCCAAAACCTTAAACAAGCAcaattatatattaaaatatttttttatctaactcaattaaaattatttaaacttatttaaaatcactttaaaataattataaaaactgTTTTGTAGTTGATACAAAAGTACTGAAATAAAGAGTATTATTTGGATAAAATATTTGATaggatttctttttattttttattttttaaaatgaacgtCATTTAAATTTTTGCCAAGTTTATTTTGCCTTTAGTTGTTTATGGTGGTTCACAGCTGTTGTTGGTTCATATGATTTCAAATTCAAAGCCAACAGAGTCCCAAGACACATTTTTGTATTGATACAGGCACTTAAAGCTATCACCATCTCAACCCTCAGCTGGCTGGAATAGCCAACACACTTATCAACCAATATCTACTAAAACGGATGCTTGGCCACAGAGATTACAGTAATTGCTTGCAATACAATAACAATTGTGTTAGAATACCTGAGTTTATGTGCTGTGTTGTTGACAATGACTCCTGAAATTGATATGTGGCCATGGATAAATTATTTCCAAGGTCATATAAGACATAGCAGTGACCATCACTGCAGTTTGAAGGTGCTATTCATAAGCCAAGTTGTGCAAATAATGAGTCATTTAGCTTCTGGGATTCTATCTTATCAAGAGGCTGTGAGAGGAAGAGCCAATTCCTATGCACCAAACTTTGTCTCAATGCAGAATTTCAGCAAGAAAAGACTTATTTTAGAATCATCAAAAGGATATAGCGCATTATCCTAAACACTAAACAATTTAAGTTGCTCATACAAACAAAAGTAAATAATTTCACTGAAATAGTTCATACTAGTTGCTTAATTAAGGTGTGAATATTCTAATAGAATGATTTTTTTGCTTTACATTCTAATGATCATTTGTTTCAAAAGTTTAAGGTGGTGTGATAAGCATATTATGATCTTTGAATATAGGAGGATCATTATGGTTTTAGCCCTGACAATGTCACAAAGTAGCAGACAAATATTTTAACTAGCTATTCATCAATAATATTTGGATGAAGTAACCTATGTTGTCTTATTGGTCGGCAGGGAAACTTAGCTGAAcatgaagaagagaaaaaaatcaCCAGATGCATGCGTAAGCTTATTCTCAGTTTGATGAATATCTCAACTTAATTAGCTTATGGATGATAGAAGATCATAAGTCATTACCTAATAAGGCTGCAATTAACAAATACAAATAGGTCAGAACATTCCTAATTGTTAATAGCATGAAGATCATCAGATCCGTTTTAGAAGCACAAAAAACAGAGATCGCGTCATGTTTAAATAATGTGTTTTCCAAGCATTGGCTGGGGAGTAGCTTTCGTATGCCGCGCGTCATTGGCATGACTATGGACGGTCTTAATTTGGTTTACTATGTAGTTAGTTCAGCTCCTGCAACCACTTAATGCATTATTGACAAAGACAACAAAAGATGAGTGGAGGCTCATCTACAAGATTTCTATGAAGGGGCTCTTTAGTATAGGATTTGCATTCCTGAAGATTGGTGTTTACATGCTGAAACAGGTTGTAATATCATGGGTCCTCCTCCCCAATTGTTCGGGTTCAAAGAGACGAGTTTCGGCTATTGGTTCCCGAGTGAATCAGTTGAACGGAGCAACACATCCTTCAATCATATCGAACACTCCTTTAGAGAAAAAGATGCAACTAATATTGGTTACTACAAGAAAATTTTGTCCTACACAGCTAAAAAATGAAATCCTACTCAAGACCAATCCACATTTCCCCAAATCTAGTTGAATTATACAAACAATATTATATagatatatacacacacatacaACTCCAGAAAATGATACTTCTATCAAGAGTCATACTGATGGCGATTAAAATgtatagaaaatgataaatttgtACAGGGATTAACGTTACCGAGTGATCTTTAGCCTGCCATGGCTGGCGCAGAGGAGTTGTTCTAGTGCCGCAACTCCCGCAAATAGCCCAGCAGCATCGCTGCCTGCGAAGGAATTGCATGAAGAAACAAGCCGGTTGTTGTGTGGTTAGTGGAAAATtgagaaaagaagaacaaaaagtaaGCCATGGACAGACCTTGCGCTTAGCTCGCGTTGAGCCAGCCTGCGAAAGCTCAACCAATGGTGGGATTGCGCCTTCGCCCAAGAGAAGCCTTTGGATATGGGGACTTTCAGCGGCGAGCTGCAGCAGCGCGTGCACAGCGAACTCTCTCCCAGCTGTTGGTCCGGTTTCCATTGCCTCGACCAGCACCGGGATCCCTCCCGCTTCCGCCACCGCATCCTTACCCTCCGGCACCGCAGCCAGGCTTCCTAGCACCACCAGCGCCTTCTCGACTGTGCCGCCGCCGCGTTCCCCCACCAGCTCCACCAGTGGAGGCACCGCCCCGGCGCTGATAGCCCTTTCCTTGTTCCGCCGGACCGAGCACAGCTTGTACAGCGTGGTTAGGGAATCCTTTTTTCCCCGGCTCGAACCGCTCACGAGCAGAGACACCAGCGGCGGAATCGCCCCGCAGGCACCGATTGCCCCCCGGTTCTCCTCGATCATCGACAGGCTAAGCAGTGCGCAGGCAGCATTCTGCTTAGCCACTGCTGTCCCCGTCCGCAGCGCGTATACCATCGGCTTGATAGCCCCCGCGGTAGTGATGggcttcttgttctcctcctccaGCGAGAGATTCAGAAGCGCCGTCACCGCGCTCTCCTGCGTCGCAGGGTCGATGCTCTTCAGCAGAGGCACAAGCGCCGAAATCGACCCCGATGCCCCGATCAGCGCACGGAAGTCCGACCGGTGCTTCGCCAAGAGCCGTATCCCCGCCGCCGCCGCCCGTTTCAACTCCGGGGACGACGCCCCAAGCGCCTCCACGCACGCGCCAACCGCCGGCCCGATGCTCTCGACCGAAGCGCTCTCGATGGCCTCCAACGACGACGACGACAAGGCAAACACGAACTCGTACGCCTCAGCATCGGCGGCTGCGGACGCCGAGGGGCTCGGCTGCGCCTCAGCGGGTGGCGCAGAGGCGAGCCGCTGGAGCTCGCCGGATATATCCGAGCTGAAGCCGGAACAGTCAGAGAAATCCCGCGATAGCTCGAGAATCTCGGAAACAGATTCAGCGGAGGAGGCGGCGGACTTGGCATCGGAACCGCGGGGAGGGCCGACGGCGAGCTGCTGCAGCTGGAAGTCGACGAGCGAGTCCGTCAAATTCTCTGATACAGCGGCGGAGCCCGCCTGCGGCGAAGCGCCGGCGGGCGGATCGTTGCGGAATAGGTTGGAACGGAGGGTGCGCATGGAGCGGCCGAGGGAGCGCTGGATTCGGGAGGAGGACGAGTCGGCGAGAAAGACCATGGCGAGGGAAGAGGGAAGCAGTGGGGCGTGGCGTCGGTGGGCGAAACGGACAAGGAGCGGAGGGGAttggaagaggaaggaggaaaggGGAGGGAAGGGGAGCGGGGTAAGTTTTGGAGCGAGGGTTTCTGTCGAGTTGTGCTGAGGTGGGTGGGTGGATGAGCGACTTGCGGCGGGAGGAATGGAGCGTTGGGATCGCGCCGCGGTGTGCGGTGCGGTGGCGGCAGCGCCGTTTGTTCCGCCTGCGGCGGTCGAAGTCGAGTACAGGTGGCAGTTTGGGTTAGATCGACCTGTACTCTGGGCACCACAAAATACAAAAACTAGGCACAAAGAGGGTCCCACCGTGACCATCGCGAATGCTGGGCGGTACCTGATTTTTATCCGTCTCTCACATGTATCTAGGCGTCTGAGTCATTTCCGAGTATCTCGTACACCCAACAGGGGATTAGAGTATGACGCAATGCTACAATGTTATAAGAGCATCTGTAGTAAATTTTTCAATATAATTTTTTCTTTCATTATATAGatgaaatttataatttttttttataaatttgtatCAAAAATTTTAGGActagatttataaaaaaaataatgaaaagaaatagagagagaattttaaaagaagtggagtttttaaaattgaaaagttttatgataatagagaatgatttttaaaagaaataaacttTTTAACTTTTGATATGTGATAATGATGTGACAGAGTATAAACCTCTTTAAGAGGTTTACGAATGTGGATGTCCTAACATTCACCACCTCATCAAAAAGGATTTGGCCTACTaccacatactcattataacaacatccttttttcactcacatcccttttaaCATTAATATTCATTATTCATGGGTCCCAAAATCCACTCAaccatcttaaaattatatcatattaaataaatatattttaaaatatttaaattattattattattcttaataataatattacttttaaaaatataattttattatttttcaaaaataatattaaatttttaaatatatttattaaataaaatagatggTTGTGAGGAAACGAAATTATAATGTTAGGAAAACGAAATATAAAGTTGGGAAATCGAAATTACAACTGAGCGCCTAAAATTATAAAGTTGGAAAAATGAAATTACAACTGAGTGGCTAAATTATAAAGCTGGGAAaacaacatttattttaaattaccATGTAACTATGAAATTGAAATGTAACAATTACTTCAATAAACCATACAATtatgtaattaaaaataatatatgaaatACTAATTCATAGATTGTTGTTGTATTGCCTCCAGATATGCTCAACTAAGTCGGCGCGAAGTTGGTGATGAACTTGAGTGTCACGTAGCTCAAAATTTGTTCGAAGATAATCCTGAAATCCTTGGTTTGAGCCATGGATAGGTTGTGCGGGTTCGTCACCTTCATCGTTGTACCAATTTGTCACGTGACCTCCCTCATCCTCAACAATCATATTATGCAAAATAATGCATACTAACATAATTTGTTTTAACTTTTTCCTATACTAATAACGAGCTGGACCTCTGACAATTGCCCATTGAGATTGGAGCACCCCAAATGTCCGTTCAACATCTTTTCTTGCAGACTCCTGTCTTTCCTTAGACAACTTCCTCTTGGGATCCTTCGGGCAAGGAAAAACCTTAACAAAAATAGCTCACTCGGGATATATTTCATCTGTTAGATAATAGCCCTTCGTATATGCAGTGTCGTTCACCATGAAATTAATTTCTGGCATATTTCTTTGCAAGATGTTGTTGAATATGGGAGATTCATATAACACGTTAATATCATTACGTGAACCGACGACCCAAAAAATGCATGTCATATCCACAAGTCATAAGACGCGACCGCTTCAAGTACGATTGTTGGTGACCCATGCCCCCTTGTAAATTGACCTTTCCAAGCAACTGGACAATTTTTCCATTTCCAGTGCATATAATCAAGACTACCTAACATGCTAGGGAAGCCATGTCTCTcatcatgcatttgaagaagACGTTGAACATTATCAGCATTTGACCTTCTCAAGTACCTATCACCAAATATTTCAACCATGTATTCGCAAAACTTGAAAAGGCACCTGATGGCAGTTGATTCACCCATACGTAGGTACTCGTCAAGATGATCGGTAGGGACTCCGTAAGTAAGTTGACGAATCGTGACGGTGCATTTTTGTAGTGGTGACAACCCTTTTCTTCGTACAACATCGTCCCTATGTTGAAAAAATGCTGAATGATTCTCTAATGCATTCACTATGCGGAGGAATAACTCTCTTCGCATTCGAAATCATCTTCGAAATATTTCATCATGATACACAGGGGTTATAGAGAAATAATCATTGACGAGCCTCTCATGCCCAGCTTCACGATTTCTTTGGACGAACCTTCTTTTGTGCATGTCCCTCCTCTGATATGCTTCCATAAGTTGTTGGTGTTGTTGAAGAACCAATAACATCAATTCTTCACCTGGATCATAAGCTTGCTCATCGATTTCAACATGGACTTCGTCTTCACTTGTCGAGCTGGAACTTGAGCTAGAACTGCTTGTAGAATGGGACATTTTTGGAAATGGTATGATAGTCGAATGAAAATCTTGTAGCACAATGTGTCTATATATCTTATTTTTCTCATGCAACGGCTAGTTTGCAACGACTAGTTTGCAACGATAAGTTTGCGTAAGTTTCCAACGGTAAGTTTACAACGGTAAGTTTGCAACGGTAAGTTTGCAATGGCTAGTTTGCAACGGCTAGTTTGCAACGGCTAATTTGCAACGGTTAGTTTGCAACGGTAAGTTTGTAACGCCTAGTTTGCAATGTCTAGTTTCCAACGGCTAGTTGTAGCAGCTAGTTTCCAAAGCTTGTTTATAACGATTATTttgtaaaattataataattaaaaattacattaatcgaaatgagaaacacaataattaaaaattacaatcactcgaaaatataataatactagaaaatgaGCATTCAGTAAATAATTTAGATATTCCATCTCGACCTAATATCCTGGCATAGAcattcatgtatgataagctGCTCCTTTGTCATCTGCGAGGTGTTTTTGTTCAATATTTCGTACTCCTTCAACTTCAGGCGACGATTCTTAGCTTCAGATTTGGACAATGCAGCTTTTGCCTTAATCTCCTCTACTTCAAGTTGTTTTTGTTTCAAATCGACTTTGGACTTCTTCACGCTTGTGTACTCAGTGAACTTTGTGATAATATTGTTGTAGTTTACTGTCAGATCCTCCATGGTCGATTTTACTttgtcttttccctttctttttgctgCCTTTTGTCCCATTGGACGAGTATCTTCATAATCAAGGTCTATACTCACATCTTGGTTGGAGGAGGTGTTGCTTGCTCCCGACTCTGAGGTCCTCGTCTTCTTTGTGGCCACAAAGTGATCAACGAATTGTGGAGTAAACATTGGGCGATCTTTGACAATTCTCCACACATGTTCGAGATTGAATGCAACGCCATTGTTTTCGGATCGATATTTTTCGTACGCAAACCTCAATATATCTTCATCACTATGACCACTTCGATATGAACTATAAACATTATTGTAATTTGCATTGAATCGATATACcttcttttggattgtattgtgCCAATGTGACCGTATAACATTTGCACTTCTGGTGTTTGAACCTAGGGGAAGATTCTCATTGTAGTAGCTTGCAATCCGTCCCCAAAAAACATCCGTCTTTTGATCATTGTCGATTATTGGATCATCACTGATAGTGACAAAACTTCTCGCTAAGACCTCGTCTTCAACCTTTGTCCAACTTGAATGCTTCTTGTACCCTCAGCATTTGAAACCACCTTTTCTAAATTAAACACCTTAATTGGGGATTCACGGTCGGAAAGTTGAGTCTCCGGTACAAAAGTCGGAGTTGCAGGTTCATTCAACATCGAAGGAGTAAAAGACATACCAGTTGTGAGTGGGGTACCATATCCATGAACAACCGACTGTGTGAAATACGGATGACTCATGTTTTGCCAATATTCAACTGGAAGCGGTTGATATGGACCTCTAGGGGCATAATTCAGATGATTCATAGAATTTCTAAAACCTtggaaattttgaagattttatgGAGGAAACGACATATTGGGAAATGGATATGAGTATTGATAATTTGATGGAATTTGTGAATTTTGGGAAGATGAATATTCTTGCGAGTTGTTTGTAGAATTCAAGAAATTTGTAAAACATGTCCtattattttcatccatttcGGAAAGAAAATAAGATGGTAGGAACTTAAAAAAATAGATGGGGAGAGAATTTAGAGAGTAGAATTGAAAGAGTAGTGAGTTGGAATGAAAATATGTGTATATATTGATGGATATTTATAGATGAAATTTCGAACTAGCCGTTAACTAGTCGTTAAAAAATAACCGTTAAAAAACTAACCTTTATTacctttttaattttataatttataaattttttaataaataaaattttaaaattatatatataacatgGGTGGGCTGGACTAGCCGTTATTacctttttaattttataatttataaattttttaataaataaaattttaaaattatatatataacatgGGGTGGGCCAACCCTGGCCAACCCCATGAAGCTTGAACACGTTCAGAACACTGAATGCGTTCAAGCAATGAACTTTAACGCGGTCGTCTGCAACGCCGCTTTAACGTGGCGTTGCGGATGCTCTTAGACCATCTTCAACCGATGCCTTTTACATCATTTTAATGTAAAAAAGACACCAAATCTCCTTCAATCGAGACCTCAAAACTTATAAATGGTGCAAGTAcggattttttaaatataatatattataatattaaatttatatttaaaatattcttaaatattataaattaatattatttaatttaattaaatttattatgtaactaattaattttcttgtaactaaaaa encodes the following:
- the LOC122043958 gene encoding glutathione S-transferase T3-like; this encodes MLNEPATPTFVPETQLSDRESPIKVFNLEKVVSNAEGTRSIQVGQSDDPIIDNDQKTDVFWGRIASYYNENLPLGSNTRSANVIRSHWHNTIQKKVYRFNANYNNVYSSYRSGHSDEDILRFAYEKYRSENNGVAFNLEHVWRIVKDRPMFTPQFVDHFVATKKTRTSESGASNTSSNQDVSIDLDYEDTRPMGQKAAKRKGKDKVKSTMEDLTVNYNNIITKFTEYTSVKKSKVDLKQKQLEVEEIKAKAALSKSEAKNRRLKLKEYEILNKNTSQMTKEQLIIHECLCQDIRSRWNI
- the LOC122042143 gene encoding U-box domain-containing protein 4-like; translated protein: MVTVGPSLCLVFVFCGAQSTGRSNPNCHLYSTSTAAGGTNGAAATAPHTAARSQRSIPPAASRSSTHPPQHNSTETLAPKLTPLPFPPLSSFLFQSPPLLVRFAHRRHAPLLPSSLAMVFLADSSSSRIQRSLGRSMRTLRSNLFRNDPPAGASPQAGSAAVSENLTDSLVDFQLQQLAVGPPRGSDAKSAASSAESVSEILELSRDFSDCSGFSSDISGELQRLASAPPAEAQPSPSASAAADAEAYEFVFALSSSSLEAIESASVESIGPAVGACVEALGASSPELKRAAAAGIRLLAKHRSDFRALIGASGSISALVPLLKSIDPATQESAVTALLNLSLEEENKKPITTAGAIKPMVYALRTGTAVAKQNAACALLSLSMIEENRGAIGACGAIPPLVSLLVSGSSRGKKDSLTTLYKLCSVRRNKERAISAGAVPPLVELVGERGGGTVEKALVVLGSLAAVPEGKDAVAEAGGIPVLVEAMETGPTAGREFAVHALLQLAAESPHIQRLLLGEGAIPPLVELSQAGSTRAKRKAAMLLGYLRELRH